The Candidatus Bathyarchaeia archaeon genome includes a window with the following:
- a CDS encoding glycosyltransferase family 2 protein, translated as MEPPWPNLLQNLTLLDIFVILALSFVVDLVWGLIFRASVVACSRARPQKSEGEHDGPPISVIIPCHNSEDVIDRTLKSIMSSGYPNLELIVVDDASTNGTYNKVASYRQRVTLLHKSKSGRRKTEAVNFGIPYASSEIIVVIDDDTEVAPGAFQELLRPLRDERVAAAGGNVKVRTYKGNLLTKLQDVEYMVSMELGRSFQTAFYGGAIVISGCFGAFRRGILKKIGQYDPDTITEDLDLTWKIYRLLGKVAYSPNAVCYTETPRTLRALLRQRTRWDRGLLETLAKHRGIIFDPKIGRVKMLILDTLIFEFALLFARPLWVVGAASLLYPPLAVVALVVGFYIGLEAFTVMVAGLLSSDKRNALKMTYAPLMFIYRQLLGLIRIRATILYLLGSKSVW; from the coding sequence TTGGAACCCCCCTGGCCGAATCTCTTACAGAACCTTACTCTTCTCGACATCTTCGTAATATTGGCCCTAAGCTTTGTCGTAGACCTAGTCTGGGGGTTGATCTTCAGAGCTTCTGTAGTAGCCTGCAGCAGAGCTAGGCCACAAAAGTCGGAAGGTGAACATGATGGGCCACCGATCTCGGTGATCATACCCTGCCACAACAGTGAAGATGTAATTGACCGCACCCTGAAGTCGATTATGAGTTCAGGTTACCCTAATTTAGAGCTTATCGTAGTTGATGACGCCTCCACAAACGGAACTTACAATAAGGTCGCCTCTTACAGGCAGAGGGTAACCTTACTTCACAAGTCCAAGAGTGGGAGGAGGAAGACTGAAGCTGTGAACTTTGGAATTCCGTATGCTAGTAGTGAGATCATAGTGGTCATTGACGATGACACAGAAGTTGCCCCAGGAGCCTTCCAAGAGCTGTTAAGGCCTCTGAGGGACGAGAGAGTAGCCGCTGCGGGGGGGAACGTCAAGGTTAGAACTTACAAAGGTAACCTCCTAACTAAACTTCAAGACGTAGAGTACATGGTTAGCATGGAGTTGGGCAGGTCTTTCCAGACTGCCTTCTACGGGGGAGCCATAGTGATCTCAGGCTGCTTCGGCGCCTTTAGACGGGGTATCCTGAAGAAGATCGGTCAATACGACCCTGACACTATCACGGAAGATCTGGATCTAACTTGGAAGATTTACAGGCTCCTCGGGAAGGTAGCATACAGCCCAAATGCAGTCTGTTATACGGAGACACCTAGAACCCTGAGAGCGCTTTTAAGACAGAGGACACGTTGGGACAGAGGACTGCTCGAGACCTTGGCGAAGCATAGGGGCATTATATTCGATCCAAAGATTGGACGTGTAAAGATGCTCATCTTGGACACCCTAATCTTTGAGTTCGCCTTACTCTTCGCTAGGCCTCTCTGGGTGGTGGGAGCGGCCTCACTGCTATATCCGCCTTTGGCGGTTGTTGCCTTAGTTGTTGGGTTCTATATTGGGCTCGAGGCATTCACAGTGATGGTGGCCGGGCTACTTTCGAGTGATAAGCGAAACGCGCTGAAGATGACGTATGCTCCCTTAATGTTCATATACCGGCAACTTCTAGGGTTGATCAGAATAAGAGCGACTATCCTATACCTCTTAGGAAGTAAGAGTGTATGGTAA
- a CDS encoding hydantoinase/oxoprolinase family protein gives MGHTIKVLGLDIGGANTKSVAIKVEDETPKLIWNTSTYIPVWKVGRLQLASLLKSLRDQLSVSNHLDAIGATMTAELSDVYSTKREGVNHILSLLEETFKGSAVYVLTTDSRLVSLAEAREAPLKVASANWAATGWLACQLFKDCVAIDVGSTTTSIIPVSGGKVAAKGATDFEKLIYGELVYTGALRTNPAAIVNAVPFRGEMVRVSSELFTSTGDIHLVLGNIQPEDYTAETADGRGKSRSEAIARIARLVCADKEMLNESDILHIARYVEEKQILQIADGLGDVLKRTGLYRNAGLRVLVTGLGRNFLARKAAEKLGLTRIIDLGSLVGGEVAVVSTAFALALMTASMLVGGRLEWLRRF, from the coding sequence GTGGGGCATACAATAAAAGTTCTGGGACTAGATATCGGCGGCGCTAACACCAAGTCGGTGGCGATAAAGGTCGAAGACGAAACTCCAAAGCTGATATGGAATACCTCCACTTACATTCCTGTGTGGAAGGTTGGAAGGTTGCAGCTAGCCTCTCTCCTAAAGAGTCTGAGAGATCAATTATCAGTGTCCAACCATCTCGACGCAATAGGAGCCACTATGACGGCCGAGCTTTCAGATGTCTACTCGACGAAGAGGGAGGGAGTAAACCACATCCTCAGCCTCTTAGAGGAGACCTTCAAGGGATCAGCGGTATACGTCTTAACCACTGATTCACGGCTTGTATCGTTAGCCGAAGCTCGTGAAGCCCCCCTAAAAGTAGCCTCAGCCAACTGGGCTGCTACAGGTTGGCTGGCCTGCCAATTATTTAAAGACTGCGTCGCGATAGATGTCGGGAGTACCACTACAAGCATAATACCTGTATCTGGAGGCAAGGTTGCTGCGAAGGGTGCCACTGACTTTGAGAAGCTTATTTACGGGGAGCTCGTATACACTGGCGCACTACGAACTAATCCTGCGGCGATCGTGAATGCCGTCCCATTCAGGGGCGAGATGGTTAGGGTCTCGTCGGAGTTATTCACTTCTACCGGTGATATTCATCTCGTCTTGGGTAACATTCAACCAGAGGACTACACAGCCGAGACGGCTGACGGCAGGGGCAAGTCTAGAAGCGAGGCTATAGCAAGGATTGCGCGACTCGTCTGTGCCGATAAAGAGATGTTGAACGAGAGCGATATTTTACATATTGCACGATACGTGGAAGAGAAGCAGATCCTCCAGATTGCGGATGGGCTTGGAGACGTATTAAAGCGGACAGGGCTCTACCGCAACGCTGGCTTGAGGGTTTTGGTAACTGGGCTCGGCAGGAATTTTTTAGCTAGGAAAGCGGCGGAGAAGCTAGGCTTAACTCGCATAATAGATTTAGGTAGCTTAGTGGGTGGCGAGGTTGCCGTGGTCTCCACAGCCTTCGCCTTAGCCCTCATGACTGCCTCGATGCTTGTTGGAGGTAGGCTGGAGTGGTTGAGGCGGTTCTGA
- a CDS encoding coenzyme F420-0:L-glutamate ligase has translation MRVKVRRVRTRYWRPGTDYIKEILTAVSSLVRDGDIISISEKAISVAQGNIIDEGKVNPGPLAQALARFWMRVFWGHFLGFLCRLRRRTIETLKRYPLEEGARHKQVALDFAGMLQALRFGSEGGIDSSNLPYSYSCLPLRDPASTAAEIGNAIRNATGRDVIVLITDSDKTYSLRGFHLSPTYVNFEGIFSGGGFLTYLMGRFFKMKPRSTPKAVYPLGRLHADEALDLAEYSHQIRGHGSGRTVWEMAERFGVGLTGVTWEMLEAVDHYPIVLIRRVD, from the coding sequence GTGAGGGTTAAAGTACGCCGGGTTAGAACTCGATACTGGAGACCTGGGACAGACTATATAAAGGAGATTCTGACGGCTGTCAGCAGTTTGGTTAGGGATGGTGACATTATCTCCATCTCGGAGAAGGCTATCTCAGTCGCTCAAGGTAACATCATAGACGAGGGTAAGGTTAACCCAGGCCCCCTAGCCCAAGCCTTAGCGCGATTTTGGATGAGAGTATTCTGGGGACATTTCCTCGGGTTTCTCTGTAGATTGAGAAGACGAACGATAGAGACATTGAAACGTTACCCGTTGGAGGAGGGAGCGCGACACAAGCAAGTTGCACTTGATTTTGCGGGTATGCTTCAAGCCCTTCGCTTCGGCTCAGAAGGGGGAATTGACTCATCAAATCTGCCCTACTCCTACTCTTGCCTCCCACTACGAGACCCAGCTTCGACAGCGGCCGAGATAGGCAATGCCATCAGAAACGCGACTGGGAGAGATGTTATAGTCCTCATCACAGACTCGGATAAGACCTACTCGTTGAGAGGATTCCACCTCTCGCCCACGTATGTCAACTTTGAAGGCATCTTTTCAGGGGGAGGTTTCTTAACCTACCTAATGGGCAGGTTTTTCAAGATGAAACCTAGGTCGACACCTAAAGCCGTCTACCCTCTTGGCCGGCTGCATGCTGATGAAGCTCTTGATTTAGCGGAATATTCACACCAAATCAGGGGCCACGGTTCTGGGCGGACAGTCTGGGAGATGGCTGAGAGGTTCGGGGTGGGTCTGACTGGTGTGACATGGGAGATGCTGGAGGCCGTCGACCATTACCCCATAGTCCTAATTCGGAGGGTAGATTAA
- a CDS encoding type II glyceraldehyde-3-phosphate dehydrogenase — protein MVVKVGVNGFGTIGKRVADAVHAQPDMKLMGVVKTKPDYKARVALKKGYKVYAATEQSLKEFEKSGVDSAGTILDLMKDVDIIVDATPGGLGEQNKAELYERQNIRAIFEGGEEEKVAEVSFVAQCNFAKALGAKYIRCVSCNTTGFCRTLHAVDQAFGIKKASATVVRRGADPEDTKRGPIDAIVPDPTKIPSHHAPDVNTVLPHLPFVTIAVKVPTTYMHVHAVMASLKTTATAEDVVKVLEDTTRIILVSKSDGLGSTADLFDYARDLGRPREDLYEICVWRESVTVIDGDLYYLQAVHQEADVIPENVDAIRASMNLSDADRSIKMTNATLGIIK, from the coding sequence TTGGTTGTTAAGGTAGGGGTTAATGGTTTTGGCACCATTGGCAAGAGAGTTGCCGACGCTGTTCATGCGCAGCCAGATATGAAACTTATGGGGGTAGTTAAAACTAAGCCTGACTATAAGGCTCGGGTGGCACTCAAGAAAGGATACAAGGTCTATGCGGCGACTGAGCAGTCGCTCAAAGAATTTGAGAAATCCGGAGTTGATTCGGCTGGCACTATTCTCGACCTGATGAAGGATGTAGACATAATTGTAGATGCAACCCCAGGGGGGCTTGGTGAGCAGAATAAGGCTGAACTTTATGAAAGACAGAACATAAGGGCGATCTTTGAAGGAGGCGAGGAGGAGAAAGTAGCCGAGGTCTCATTCGTGGCACAATGCAACTTCGCTAAGGCGTTAGGTGCAAAGTATATCCGGTGTGTATCCTGCAATACCACCGGCTTTTGCAGAACTCTGCATGCCGTAGATCAAGCATTCGGCATAAAGAAGGCGTCCGCCACAGTGGTCAGGCGAGGAGCTGACCCCGAGGACACAAAGCGGGGGCCCATCGACGCAATAGTTCCCGACCCCACAAAGATTCCATCCCACCACGCGCCAGATGTCAACACGGTCCTTCCCCACCTGCCCTTCGTAACCATCGCTGTGAAGGTACCTACAACATACATGCATGTTCACGCTGTCATGGCTTCTCTTAAGACCACTGCAACTGCGGAGGATGTGGTTAAAGTTTTAGAGGATACAACAAGAATCATTCTCGTTAGTAAGAGTGACGGTTTAGGTTCGACGGCTGACCTTTTCGACTATGCGAGGGATCTAGGGAGACCTAGAGAAGACCTTTATGAGATCTGCGTATGGCGTGAATCTGTCACCGTGATTGATGGCGACCTTTACTATCTCCAAGCAGTCCATCAAGAGGCAGACGTGATCCCTGAGAATGTGGATGCCATCCGAGCCTCAATGAATCTCTCGGATGCAGATAGGTCGATAAAGATGACTAACGCCACGCTCGGGATTATCAAGTAA
- a CDS encoding CopG family ribbon-helix-helix protein translates to MANISISISGKMLEELNDIEREMGFSGRSEAIRAGVRMLLADVREKKALTGRVKGVLLLIHDHVAEDFVTKLKHNFLDVIYTQLHNRFREDRCLELFILDGEADRIRELTNSLQRSGKIEYVKLIIA, encoded by the coding sequence GTGGCGAACATCAGTATATCGATAAGCGGCAAGATGCTTGAAGAGCTGAATGACATTGAAAGAGAGATGGGCTTCTCTGGGAGATCCGAAGCGATCAGGGCAGGAGTCAGGATGCTCCTGGCGGACGTTAGAGAGAAGAAAGCATTGACTGGCAGAGTTAAGGGGGTGCTTCTACTCATTCACGATCATGTGGCTGAGGACTTTGTCACAAAGTTAAAGCACAACTTTCTGGACGTGATCTACACCCAACTTCACAACCGTTTCAGGGAGGATAGATGCTTAGAACTATTCATATTAGATGGAGAAGCGGATAGGATAAGAGAGCTTACAAATTCACTCCAAAGAAGTGGAAAAATAGAATATGTTAAACTGATTATAGCCTAG
- a CDS encoding ZIP family metal transporter, which translates to MGRAGSPVMVLLLMGLTPLEHLDSYPHNTPPLGYLIDPYTWLYSLLGVLAVSLISLIGIFTVSLSQRHLSEVLLYLVALSVGGLFGGALIHLVPEVIEQAGFRLEMSLYILVGIVTFFVVEKLIRWRHCHIPTSEAHPHPLGVMNLVGDGVHNFIDGLIIGSSYMAGVHVGGATTLAVILHEIPQEIGDFGVLVHAGLSKSKALALNFLTAITAMFGAVTALLLTTYIEGLIVVMTLFAAGGFIYVAGSDLVPELHKEVHPKKSILQLLTLILGVLIMLALKYS; encoded by the coding sequence TTGGGTAGAGCGGGAAGTCCAGTCATGGTATTGCTTTTGATGGGCTTAACCCCGCTTGAACACCTCGATTCCTATCCTCACAACACTCCTCCTCTCGGGTACTTGATAGACCCTTACACCTGGCTTTACAGCCTCCTAGGCGTGTTAGCTGTGAGCCTCATTTCGCTTATTGGCATCTTCACTGTCTCCTTAAGCCAGAGGCACCTTAGTGAAGTTCTCCTTTACTTGGTCGCCCTTTCTGTAGGAGGACTCTTTGGGGGTGCCTTGATTCACTTGGTGCCGGAGGTCATCGAGCAGGCGGGATTTAGACTTGAGATGTCACTCTACATCTTGGTTGGGATAGTGACCTTCTTCGTAGTTGAGAAACTGATTCGTTGGAGACATTGCCACATACCAACTTCAGAGGCACATCCACACCCTTTAGGAGTTATGAATTTGGTCGGGGACGGCGTTCATAACTTCATCGACGGCTTAATCATCGGCTCGAGTTATATGGCGGGTGTACATGTAGGGGGCGCAACAACTCTCGCAGTCATATTACATGAGATACCTCAAGAGATAGGTGACTTCGGCGTTCTGGTGCACGCCGGGTTGAGCAAGTCAAAGGCGCTGGCATTAAACTTTTTAACTGCTATAACAGCGATGTTCGGCGCTGTTACTGCATTACTCTTAACTACCTATATTGAGGGGTTAATAGTCGTCATGACGCTCTTCGCTGCGGGAGGCTTCATCTATGTGGCAGGCTCTGATCTTGTGCCTGAACTACATAAGGAGGTACACCCGAAGAAGTCCATACTGCAGCTCCTCACGTTAATTTTAGGAGTCCTCATCATGCTTGCCTTAAAATATTCGTAG
- the hisS gene encoding histidine--tRNA ligase yields MSKLHFTVPRGMRDIEAEEMAVRLWVSKRILETLRLYGFRLVEPSPIENLETLEAKCGPSIRDEIYWFEDKAGRKQGLRFDLTVGLARMVANHPDWHLPLKLCAFSNMWRYDEPQFGRYRCFYQWDAEIFGSPLAEADAEVIALSLDILEALGLKNVEARISSRKVAEGLLTELGIHTPGRLENVLRIVDKFRKQSRTEVESELVGIGLSKQQIEAVLKFASINGGVEEVSKELLQLVTKSPRLEEGIENLAVIEDSIEALGKIDRCTFDMSIVRGIGYYDGMVFEVFDKNCEEVGALVGGGRFDALCTTYGREVHATGAAGGIERLMLSLEKTGLISNVSRVPQVYIVTPLSSVRSAALRLAQRLRAEGISTDYDLKGRSLTKQLEHADSLKVPFVLITGTKEEERGVVKVRDMRERHELEVKLTDVTNYLRKKLSETGET; encoded by the coding sequence ATGTCAAAGTTACACTTTACGGTTCCCCGGGGGATGAGAGACATCGAAGCCGAGGAGATGGCTGTGAGGCTTTGGGTTTCGAAACGGATACTTGAAACTCTCAGGCTGTATGGCTTTAGGTTGGTAGAACCTTCTCCAATCGAGAACCTCGAGACACTGGAAGCAAAGTGCGGCCCCAGCATAAGGGATGAGATCTACTGGTTTGAGGATAAAGCTGGGCGAAAACAAGGGCTACGCTTCGACCTCACAGTGGGGCTAGCGAGGATGGTAGCAAACCACCCTGACTGGCATTTACCCCTGAAGCTTTGCGCCTTTTCAAACATGTGGCGTTACGATGAACCACAGTTCGGCCGCTACAGGTGCTTCTATCAGTGGGATGCAGAAATATTTGGGAGCCCCTTGGCGGAGGCTGACGCTGAAGTTATTGCTTTAAGCCTCGACATCTTGGAGGCACTAGGACTGAAGAATGTTGAGGCGAGAATCAGTAGCCGTAAGGTTGCAGAAGGCTTACTCACTGAACTTGGAATACACACACCTGGACGACTGGAAAATGTGCTACGAATTGTCGACAAATTTAGGAAACAATCGAGGACCGAGGTAGAATCTGAGCTTGTTGGAATAGGACTCTCAAAGCAGCAGATTGAGGCAGTTCTGAAATTTGCGTCGATAAATGGAGGGGTAGAGGAGGTCTCAAAAGAGCTGCTTCAGCTCGTTACTAAGAGCCCGAGACTTGAGGAAGGCATAGAAAACTTGGCGGTAATTGAAGATTCCATTGAGGCACTAGGGAAGATTGACCGTTGCACATTCGATATGAGTATAGTCCGAGGGATAGGCTACTATGACGGCATGGTCTTTGAGGTATTCGACAAGAACTGCGAGGAGGTAGGTGCTCTTGTAGGCGGCGGCAGGTTCGACGCCCTATGCACCACCTACGGCAGGGAAGTCCACGCTACAGGAGCAGCTGGGGGCATTGAGCGGTTGATGCTCTCCCTTGAAAAGACGGGACTCATATCAAATGTATCCAGAGTGCCTCAAGTCTACATAGTTACCCCTCTGTCCTCAGTGCGCAGTGCAGCTTTGAGACTGGCTCAACGGTTAAGAGCTGAAGGTATCTCCACAGATTATGACTTGAAAGGACGATCTTTAACAAAACAACTAGAGCACGCCGATAGCTTGAAAGTACCTTTTGTGTTAATAACAGGAACTAAAGAGGAGGAGCGAGGAGTGGTTAAGGTTAGGGATATGCGTGAGAGACATGAGTTAGAGGTTAAACTTACGGATGTCACAAACTACCTGAGGAAAAAGCTAAGTGAAACAGGGGAGACCTGA
- a CDS encoding Mov34/MPN/PAD-1 family protein: MGRKSHKMVRIHKDALATMIFSTVEAYPREVAGILFGKNGCGDSYGCLLAFPLQVVKRRGDSGLVWQPRLLSRVERLQSQLMGLEFLGMFHSHTRIGKYPYHDLYPSDVDVESWKDNNYPLELIIGSSLRRKKKNMKLHNLRDGTLSMSLGRFDFKVRGFINPEDPAPTFLAIPQ, encoded by the coding sequence GTGGGACGCAAGTCTCATAAGATGGTCAGAATTCATAAAGATGCACTCGCCACAATGATCTTCTCAACCGTTGAGGCCTATCCCAGAGAGGTCGCAGGCATCCTCTTTGGTAAGAATGGCTGTGGCGACAGTTACGGCTGCCTCCTAGCTTTCCCACTTCAAGTGGTAAAAAGGAGGGGGGACTCTGGGTTAGTCTGGCAACCTCGTCTTTTGAGTAGAGTGGAACGACTTCAATCTCAACTGATGGGTCTAGAGTTTTTGGGTATGTTCCACTCTCACACTCGTATAGGCAAGTATCCCTACCATGACCTTTACCCCAGCGATGTAGATGTTGAGAGTTGGAAAGATAACAACTACCCGTTAGAGTTGATAATAGGCTCAAGTCTGCGTAGGAAGAAGAAAAATATGAAGCTTCACAATCTCAGGGATGGAACGTTATCGATGAGTCTGGGGCGATTCGATTTTAAAGTTCGAGGATTCATCAACCCTGAAGACCCAGCCCCGACCTTCCTCGCAATCCCACAATAG
- the endA gene encoding tRNA-intron lyase gives MEQRKVTAVLSGRKVCVQDLASGQILLERGYGDKIGNSIELAPYEALYLLAEGWLDVLDEETGEKVAFKELLDLYRSKDRRIWARYLIYRDLRERGYVVKSGFGLGVDFRVYERGTYGKEAAQYIVYGVFEGEPILVGDMAKALNYSSNLKKEMILGVIERRGEIVYYSLSQFNP, from the coding sequence ATGGAGCAGCGCAAAGTTACAGCCGTACTCTCAGGCAGAAAGGTCTGTGTGCAAGATCTGGCCTCTGGCCAAATTCTCCTCGAACGAGGTTATGGAGATAAAATTGGAAATAGTATAGAATTAGCTCCGTATGAGGCGTTATACCTCCTCGCTGAGGGTTGGCTTGATGTGTTAGATGAGGAGACTGGTGAGAAAGTTGCCTTCAAGGAGTTGCTCGATCTTTACCGTAGCAAGGATAGAAGAATTTGGGCAAGATACCTCATCTATAGAGACCTACGTGAGAGGGGATATGTTGTAAAGTCGGGTTTCGGTTTAGGCGTGGACTTTAGAGTCTACGAGAGAGGCACCTACGGTAAAGAGGCTGCACAGTACATCGTTTACGGTGTATTCGAAGGCGAGCCCATTTTAGTAGGTGACATGGCGAAAGCTCTGAACTACTCAAGCAACCTGAAGAAAGAGATGATACTGGGGGTTATTGAGAGGAGGGGCGAGATAGTTTACTACTCTCTCTCCCAATTCAACCCATAA
- a CDS encoding TGS domain-containing protein, translating into MPTNLPPICAELEKKYRAARSLPEKIKALEEYINSIPEHKGTMKLRAHLKTRLAKLRDEQEEARKRRKALGGGRTPYDIDREGAARVVLLGLTQSGKSELLKALTNVDVEVGSHPYTTSVPVAGMMDFEDIQIQIVEAPALMEGAAEGRAWGLSVLGLARNSDGIILLIDGSKDLSEQLNLILGELEAAAIYPESERTFGVEIERTGGGGIKVFSTSGRFVGGVHKIPEILRNSGINNALVKIWGEVDEEDLKKAILQHAVFKPFMVVVNKLDHTPPAALMDDFVREVGDRFETVGVSAKTGMNIELLKHKIFSFLGILRVYTRRPGQPGCDKPFILRRGSKIIDLAAGIHSDFERRFRFARIWGPSAKFPGERVGADTELRDGDIVEIYMR; encoded by the coding sequence ATGCCAACCAACCTACCTCCCATCTGTGCGGAGCTTGAGAAAAAGTATAGGGCAGCCCGCTCCTTACCTGAGAAGATAAAGGCGCTGGAGGAGTACATCAACTCTATCCCAGAGCATAAGGGAACCATGAAGCTCAGGGCCCACCTCAAAACTAGGCTTGCAAAACTGAGGGATGAACAAGAGGAGGCCCGTAAGCGCCGCAAGGCTCTAGGCGGCGGTAGAACCCCCTACGACATTGATAGGGAGGGCGCCGCTCGCGTTGTACTTCTGGGTCTAACCCAGAGCGGCAAGAGCGAGCTATTAAAGGCTCTGACCAATGTCGATGTTGAGGTTGGCAGTCACCCTTACACCACCTCTGTGCCAGTGGCCGGGATGATGGATTTTGAGGACATCCAGATACAGATCGTTGAGGCGCCGGCGTTAATGGAGGGTGCCGCTGAAGGCAGAGCTTGGGGGCTCTCAGTTTTGGGGCTTGCACGAAACTCTGACGGCATCATACTCCTCATAGATGGAAGCAAAGATCTCTCGGAGCAATTGAATCTCATATTAGGTGAGCTTGAGGCCGCGGCAATCTATCCAGAGAGTGAGAGGACCTTTGGGGTAGAGATAGAGCGGACTGGGGGTGGGGGGATTAAGGTCTTCTCAACCAGTGGCAGGTTCGTTGGTGGCGTCCATAAGATCCCTGAGATCCTAAGGAACTCAGGGATAAACAACGCACTGGTCAAAATCTGGGGCGAAGTTGACGAGGAAGACCTGAAGAAAGCCATCCTGCAACATGCTGTTTTTAAACCGTTTATGGTGGTTGTGAATAAACTGGACCATACGCCTCCAGCTGCATTGATGGACGACTTCGTCAGGGAGGTGGGTGATAGATTCGAGACTGTAGGGGTGTCAGCGAAGACCGGGATGAATATTGAGCTGCTGAAGCATAAGATCTTCAGCTTTCTGGGTATACTACGAGTGTACACCCGCCGACCAGGTCAGCCTGGATGTGATAAACCCTTCATCCTCAGAAGGGGCTCGAAGATAATTGACCTTGCCGCAGGGATACATAGCGACTTCGAGAGACGGTTTAGGTTTGCGAGGATCTGGGGGCCGTCAGCAAAGTTTCCCGGTGAGAGGGTTGGCGCTGATACAGAGCTGAGGGATGGTGACATAGTCGAGATTTATATGAGATAG
- a CDS encoding pyridoxal phosphate-dependent aminotransferase, with product MKELAERVKSIDRPLYRAIRDYAAQLGYSDLIYLNVGEPDFPTAPHIVKVAEEAAREGFTHYTEERGILELREAIAEDLRARKGLEVNPEEGVLVTSGGAEADAAALLTLVNPGEEVIVPDPCYTPYISAIKIAGGRPVFVPVDKETLDWDFQAIESRVGENTKAIIVNSPSNPTGGVYSREVLKGIADLAADKGIYILSDEVYDAFTYEGAEAMSVAQFDQCLERTLIVNSFSKTYAMTGWRVGYLAADPKVISQVLKIRGAINVCASSISQKAALAALRGPRKTVEEMLREYRDRRRLVLEALEDMPNVTCPTPKGAFYVFPDVSALTNDSLQFTKYLIQEAHIVVSPGVAFGKAGEGHTRISYACARDKLETAMERMKRAVEKYAAKQLKN from the coding sequence GTGAAAGAGCTGGCTGAAAGGGTTAAGAGCATAGATAGACCGCTCTATCGTGCGATCAGAGACTATGCAGCGCAACTTGGATACAGTGATCTCATTTACTTGAACGTTGGAGAACCTGACTTCCCCACAGCGCCACATATAGTTAAGGTGGCTGAGGAGGCGGCTAGGGAAGGCTTTACCCATTACACCGAGGAGAGAGGCATCTTGGAACTTAGAGAAGCTATCGCCGAAGACTTGCGCGCCAGAAAGGGCTTAGAGGTAAACCCGGAGGAGGGAGTCCTAGTGACCTCGGGAGGCGCGGAAGCGGATGCTGCAGCTCTTCTGACCCTAGTCAACCCGGGCGAAGAAGTCATAGTACCTGACCCCTGCTACACACCATACATCTCAGCCATAAAGATTGCTGGAGGACGGCCTGTCTTCGTACCTGTCGACAAGGAGACCCTCGACTGGGACTTCCAAGCGATAGAGAGCAGGGTTGGAGAGAATACCAAAGCGATCATAGTTAACAGCCCCAGCAACCCTACTGGCGGTGTATATAGCAGGGAGGTGTTGAAAGGGATCGCCGACCTAGCCGCAGACAAGGGGATATACATCCTCTCAGATGAGGTCTACGACGCCTTCACCTACGAAGGCGCCGAGGCTATGAGTGTCGCCCAGTTCGACCAATGTCTTGAGAGAACATTGATAGTCAACAGCTTCTCTAAAACCTACGCGATGACAGGCTGGAGGGTAGGCTACCTAGCCGCCGACCCAAAGGTTATCTCCCAGGTACTGAAGATTCGAGGTGCCATAAACGTATGCGCCAGCTCCATATCCCAGAAGGCAGCCTTGGCCGCCCTACGGGGGCCGAGAAAGACCGTCGAAGAGATGCTGAGGGAATACCGGGATAGAAGACGATTAGTCCTCGAAGCTTTGGAAGATATGCCTAACGTGACTTGCCCAACCCCGAAGGGTGCCTTCTACGTCTTCCCGGATGTCTCAGCCCTGACGAATGACTCGTTACAGTTCACAAAGTATCTCATACAAGAGGCACACATTGTTGTGAGCCCCGGCGTGGCATTCGGAAAGGCTGGCGAAGGCCATACTAGAATCTCTTACGCCTGCGCCAGAGACAAACTGGAGACCGCCATGGAGAGGATGAAGAGGGCTGTGGAGAAATATGCCGCGAAACAGCTGAAAAATTAG